The proteins below come from a single Crossiella sp. CA-258035 genomic window:
- a CDS encoding MFS transporter, with product MQVLTQYRSFPRPVRLLLVNQLTINLGFYMLMPYLAAHLSGGLGLAAWLVGLVLGVRNLSQQGMFLFGGALADRFGYKPMIIAGLSLRTVGFGLLGFVDSLPALIAASAATGLAGALFNPASRAYLTAESGERRVEAFALFNVFYQVGILIGPLIGLLLTGVAFSLTCLVAAVVFAVLTVLQVRELPARSAPGGGGSVLGGVGEAVRNRPFLLFSVAMIGSYVLSFQIYLTLPLQVRAIAGGELAATVGVGALFAVSGLVAVLGQLRITAWCRARYGPARCITLGLALMTGAFLPPLLTGLLDPQQQGGPGLWLPVLLLTTLLLTVGTVVTYPFEMDTIATLSGGRLVATHYGLYSTLSGIGITIGNLVAGRALDLARSAGVPAIPWLTLLALGLLGTFAVHRMDRSGRLTPVPV from the coding sequence ATGCAGGTCCTCACCCAGTACCGGTCCTTCCCGAGGCCGGTCCGCCTGCTGCTGGTCAACCAGCTGACCATCAACCTGGGCTTCTACATGCTGATGCCCTACCTGGCCGCGCACCTCTCCGGCGGTCTCGGCCTGGCCGCCTGGCTGGTCGGGCTGGTGCTCGGCGTGCGGAACCTGTCCCAGCAGGGCATGTTCCTCTTCGGCGGCGCGCTGGCCGACCGGTTCGGCTACAAACCGATGATCATCGCGGGCCTGTCCCTGCGCACGGTCGGCTTCGGGCTGCTCGGCTTCGTGGACAGCCTGCCCGCGCTGATCGCCGCCTCGGCCGCCACCGGACTGGCCGGGGCGCTGTTCAACCCCGCCTCCAGGGCCTACCTGACCGCGGAGTCGGGTGAGCGGCGGGTGGAGGCCTTCGCGCTGTTCAACGTCTTCTACCAGGTGGGCATCCTGATCGGGCCGCTGATCGGGCTGCTGCTGACCGGGGTGGCCTTCTCGCTGACCTGCCTGGTCGCCGCGGTGGTCTTCGCCGTGCTGACCGTCCTGCAGGTCAGGGAGCTGCCCGCGCGGTCGGCCCCCGGTGGCGGCGGCAGCGTGCTCGGCGGGGTCGGCGAGGCGGTGCGCAACCGGCCGTTCCTGCTGTTCTCGGTGGCCATGATCGGCTCGTACGTGCTGTCCTTCCAGATCTACCTGACGCTGCCCTTGCAGGTCAGGGCGATCGCGGGCGGCGAGCTGGCCGCCACGGTCGGCGTGGGCGCGCTGTTCGCGGTGTCCGGGCTGGTCGCGGTGCTCGGCCAGCTGCGGATCACCGCCTGGTGCCGGGCGCGCTACGGCCCGGCCCGGTGCATCACGCTCGGGCTGGCGCTGATGACCGGCGCGTTCCTGCCGCCGCTGCTGACCGGCCTGCTGGACCCCCAGCAGCAGGGCGGGCCCGGCCTGTGGCTGCCGGTGCTGCTGCTGACCACGCTGCTGCTCACGGTGGGCACGGTGGTGACCTACCCGTTCGAGATGGACACCATCGCCACGCTCTCCGGCGGCAGGCTGGTCGCCACGCACTACGGCCTGTACAGCACCCTGTCCGGCATCGGCATCACCATCGGCAACCTGGTCGCCGGCCGCGCGCTCGACCTGGCCAGATCCGCTGGGGTACCGGCGATCCCGTGGCTGACACTGCTGGCGCTGGGCCTGCTCGGCACGTTCGCCGTGCACCGGATGGACCGTTCCGGGCGGCTCACCCCGGTGCCGGTGTGA
- a CDS encoding alpha/beta hydrolase-fold protein: protein MASLLDWSLIDGAVPAVLTFAGGAAFAVLLADGRRVWWRRIVPLALLGMVLLGLLVELVVNQLWRPFADRLPTNVTLWITVLAGGLVLGVFRALPLRWPARVGIALAVVVLAVCGAADVNRFFGQFPTVGAALGGGQGRTADLSEAAKPAASTVVVPPGKALSEVWRPPGDLPTQGTVSEVTIPSSAGFGARTGRVYLPPAYQASPRPKLPVLVLLAGQPGSPTDWLVGGQLSTTMDNYAAENKGLAPVVVLPDHLGSELANPLCLDSKLGNAETYLAKDVPNWVRQNLQVETEPQAWTIGGLSQGGTCALQLAVRAPEVYRNFIDISGQREPSLGNRKDTVNAAFGGDEAAFKKVNPLDILATAKFPKTAGLIASGNKDGEFRPQQQEVLKACRRAGLQVDWLELPGAHNWVVWRPALAQSLPWLAQHTGLTPR, encoded by the coding sequence ATGGCGAGCCTGCTCGACTGGTCCCTGATCGACGGGGCGGTCCCGGCCGTGCTCACCTTCGCCGGTGGCGCCGCCTTCGCCGTGCTGCTGGCCGATGGCCGCCGGGTGTGGTGGCGGCGGATCGTGCCGCTGGCGCTGCTCGGCATGGTGCTGCTCGGCCTGCTGGTCGAGCTGGTGGTCAACCAGCTGTGGCGGCCGTTCGCGGACCGGCTGCCGACCAACGTGACGCTGTGGATCACCGTGCTCGCCGGTGGCCTGGTGCTCGGCGTGTTCCGCGCGCTGCCGCTGCGCTGGCCGGCCAGGGTCGGCATCGCGCTGGCGGTGGTGGTGCTCGCGGTGTGTGGGGCGGCCGATGTGAACCGGTTCTTCGGCCAGTTCCCGACCGTCGGGGCGGCGCTGGGCGGCGGGCAGGGCAGGACCGCTGACCTGTCCGAGGCGGCCAAACCCGCCGCGAGCACCGTGGTGGTGCCGCCGGGCAAGGCGCTCAGCGAGGTGTGGCGACCCCCGGGCGACCTGCCGACGCAGGGCACGGTCTCGGAGGTGACCATCCCGTCCTCGGCCGGGTTCGGCGCCCGCACCGGCCGGGTCTACCTGCCCCCGGCCTACCAGGCCAGCCCGCGGCCCAAGCTGCCGGTGCTGGTGCTGCTGGCCGGGCAGCCCGGTTCCCCCACCGACTGGTTGGTCGGCGGCCAGCTGAGCACGACCATGGACAACTACGCCGCGGAGAACAAGGGCCTCGCGCCGGTGGTGGTGCTGCCGGACCACCTGGGCAGCGAGCTGGCCAACCCGCTGTGCCTGGACTCCAAGCTGGGCAACGCCGAGACCTACCTGGCCAAGGACGTGCCGAACTGGGTCCGGCAGAACCTCCAGGTGGAGACCGAGCCGCAGGCCTGGACCATCGGCGGGCTCTCCCAGGGCGGCACCTGCGCGCTGCAGCTGGCGGTGCGCGCGCCCGAGGTCTACCGCAACTTCATCGACATCTCCGGGCAGCGCGAGCCCTCGCTGGGCAACCGCAAGGACACCGTGAACGCGGCCTTCGGCGGGGACGAGGCGGCGTTCAAGAAGGTCAACCCGCTGGACATCCTGGCCACCGCGAAGTTCCCGAAGACCGCGGGCCTGATCGCTTCCGGCAACAAGGACGGCGAGTTCCGGCCGCAGCAGCAGGAGGTGCTCAAGGCCTGCCGCCGGGCCGGCCTGCAGGTGGACTGGCTGGAACTGCCCGGCGCGCACAACTGGGTGGTGTGGCGGCCCGCGCTGGCGCAGTCCCTGCCGTGGCTGGCCCAGCACACCGGACTGACCCCGCGATGA
- a CDS encoding carbohydrate kinase family protein: MTSPPETRYDVVVVGNATIDYTLRIGEALSPGHKQVAHELARAVGGEATNACLVMSVLGLRTNFVGRFGADPDGEQHRRFLLDHGCAVEGSILVPGADHHFAAVVVDGNGERTIVTQKDPALTPDHTQLPPSLLRRCGAFFSDGREAEFSRYGLEAAKGLGVRTFADVEDADWLGAALADIDELIVPEHVAVRFAGTEVAEDAARKLLAGGPEVVVVTLGARGSVVADADGRVDRVPAAAAKVIDSTGAGDAFHGAYVAARIAGLAPAKAATAGAVAGAATCEHVGPRAPGPEIARRCGPLLGLAEGGDPR, from the coding sequence ATGACGAGTCCACCGGAAACGCGCTACGACGTGGTGGTCGTCGGAAATGCCACGATCGACTACACCCTGCGCATCGGCGAAGCGCTCAGCCCCGGCCACAAGCAGGTGGCGCACGAGCTGGCCAGGGCGGTCGGCGGGGAAGCGACCAACGCCTGCCTGGTGATGAGCGTGCTGGGCCTGCGCACCAACTTCGTTGGCCGTTTTGGCGCGGATCCCGACGGCGAACAGCACCGCCGTTTCCTGCTCGACCACGGCTGCGCGGTCGAGGGCTCGATTCTGGTGCCGGGCGCCGACCACCATTTCGCCGCGGTGGTGGTGGACGGAAATGGCGAACGGACCATCGTGACCCAGAAGGACCCGGCGCTGACCCCGGACCACACCCAGCTGCCGCCGAGCCTGCTGCGCCGCTGCGGCGCCTTCTTCTCCGACGGCAGGGAGGCCGAGTTCAGCCGGTACGGCCTCGAAGCCGCCAAGGGACTCGGGGTGCGCACCTTCGCCGACGTCGAGGACGCCGACTGGCTCGGCGCCGCGCTGGCCGACATCGACGAGCTGATCGTGCCCGAACACGTGGCCGTCCGGTTCGCCGGCACCGAGGTGGCCGAGGACGCCGCGCGCAAGCTGCTGGCCGGCGGCCCCGAGGTCGTGGTGGTGACCCTCGGCGCGCGCGGCTCGGTGGTCGCCGACGCGGACGGTCGGGTCGACCGGGTGCCTGCGGCTGCGGCCAAGGTGATCGACTCCACCGGTGCGGGCGATGCCTTCCACGGCGCCTACGTGGCCGCCCGGATCGCCGGACTCGCTCCAGCGAAGGCCGCCACGGCGGGTGCGGTCGCTGGTGCGGCGACCTGTGAGCACGTCGGTCCGCGCGCGCCGGGACCGGAGATCGCGAGGCGGTGCGGGCCACTGCTCGGCCTGGCCGAGGGAGGAGACCCGAGATGA
- a CDS encoding PLP-dependent cysteine synthase family protein → MDLLLPPARTSPAQLLTSAPRCQNLRAAVGNTPVLWIDEPFAKPGNGFWAKLEGANPGGMKDRPALHMVECARRRGELAPGAMIVESTSGTLGLGLALAGIAYGHPVTLVTDPGMEPILHRLLTAYGARIELVGEAHPTGGWQEARRQRVAEVLAANPGAYCPDQYHNPDNVAAYSALALELVAQLGRVDVLVCSVGTGGHSAGVSRVLREFCPDLRLVGVDTIGSTIFGQPARRRLMRGLGSSIYPRNVAYPAFDEVHWVAPGESVWASRALARTSFATGGWSVGAVALVAGWLARNAEPDTRIAAIFPDGPQRYYTTVFNDEYCDAHGLLDGPPPTGPAEIAHPGETEVTSWTRCRTVLDPAPGAP, encoded by the coding sequence ATGGATCTGCTGCTGCCTCCTGCCCGCACGTCCCCGGCTCAGCTGCTCACCAGCGCGCCGCGCTGCCAGAACCTGCGCGCCGCGGTCGGCAACACCCCGGTGTTGTGGATCGACGAGCCCTTCGCCAAGCCCGGCAACGGTTTCTGGGCCAAGCTCGAAGGCGCCAACCCCGGCGGCATGAAGGACCGCCCCGCCCTGCACATGGTCGAGTGCGCCCGCCGCCGCGGCGAGCTGGCGCCCGGCGCGATGATCGTCGAGTCCACCAGCGGCACCCTCGGCCTCGGCCTGGCGCTGGCCGGGATCGCCTACGGGCACCCGGTCACCCTGGTCACCGACCCCGGCATGGAACCGATCCTGCACCGGCTGCTCACCGCCTACGGCGCGCGGATCGAGCTGGTCGGCGAGGCGCACCCGACCGGCGGCTGGCAGGAGGCCAGGCGGCAGCGGGTGGCCGAGGTGCTGGCCGCCAACCCCGGCGCGTACTGCCCCGACCAGTACCACAACCCGGACAACGTGGCCGCCTACTCGGCGCTGGCACTGGAGCTGGTGGCCCAGCTCGGCCGGGTGGACGTGCTGGTGTGCTCGGTGGGCACCGGCGGCCACTCCGCCGGGGTGTCCCGGGTGCTGCGGGAGTTCTGCCCGGACCTGCGCCTGGTCGGGGTGGACACCATCGGCTCCACCATCTTCGGCCAGCCGGCCCGGCGCAGGCTGATGCGCGGCCTGGGGTCCAGCATCTACCCGCGCAACGTGGCCTACCCCGCCTTCGACGAGGTGCACTGGGTCGCGCCGGGCGAGTCGGTGTGGGCCAGCAGGGCGCTGGCGCGGACCAGCTTCGCCACCGGCGGCTGGAGCGTGGGCGCGGTGGCGCTGGTCGCGGGCTGGCTGGCCCGCAACGCCGAGCCGGACACCCGGATCGCGGCGATCTTCCCGGACGGCCCGCAGCGCTACTACACCACGGTGTTCAACGACGAGTACTGCGATGCGCACGGCCTGCTGGACGGCCCGCCGCCCACCGGCCCGGCCGAGATCGCACACCCCGGCGAGACCGAGGTGACGTCCTGGACGCGCTGCCGCACCGTGCTGGACCCCGCCCCCGGAGCGCCGTGA
- a CDS encoding aminoglycoside phosphotransferase family protein, which yields MEEILTGGNMTSVVKVGDTVRRTAGPWTPSVHALLDHLRRRGFDRAPEALGLDEQGREVISLLPGAVAHYPLPAHVLSDRTLIAVAELLRDYHEATVDFRPPEGAVWQLPAHEPVEVLCHNDFAPYNLMFEGDRLTGVIDFDTISPGPRVWDLAYTAYRFVPLTDPENPDVPYPGLAEQRRRLALFVAAYGMAEITPGAVAATAVRRLREMVEFIVGRARNGDPAQQRVFELGHHLLYERDIAYLEANRLAD from the coding sequence GTGGAAGAAATCCTGACCGGCGGCAACATGACCAGCGTGGTGAAAGTGGGTGACACGGTCCGGCGGACCGCCGGGCCGTGGACACCCTCGGTGCACGCGCTGCTCGACCACCTGCGCCGGCGCGGCTTCGACCGCGCGCCGGAGGCATTGGGCCTGGATGAGCAGGGCCGGGAGGTCATCAGCCTGCTGCCCGGCGCGGTGGCGCACTACCCGCTGCCCGCGCACGTGCTCAGCGACCGCACCCTCATCGCGGTCGCGGAACTGCTGCGCGACTACCACGAGGCCACCGTCGACTTCCGGCCACCGGAAGGCGCGGTCTGGCAGCTGCCCGCGCACGAACCGGTGGAAGTGCTGTGCCACAACGATTTCGCCCCGTACAACCTGATGTTCGAGGGAGACCGGCTTACCGGGGTCATCGACTTCGACACCATCTCCCCCGGTCCGCGGGTGTGGGACCTGGCGTACACGGCCTACCGGTTCGTGCCGCTGACCGACCCGGAAAATCCCGATGTGCCCTATCCAGGTCTCGCGGAACAGCGCAGGCGGCTGGCGTTGTTCGTGGCGGCCTACGGAATGGCTGAGATCACGCCCGGTGCGGTGGCCGCGACGGCCGTCCGGCGACTTCGGGAAATGGTCGAGTTCATCGTGGGCCGGGCTCGGAATGGTGATCCGGCGCAACAGCGGGTGTTCGAGCTCGGCCACCACCTGCTCTACGAACGGGATATCGCCTATCTCGAAGCGAACCGGCTCGCGGATTAG
- a CDS encoding streptomycin biosynthesis protein, translating into MPISSLSLRDSPRSAGADAEHVAKLAGSAAALPPILVHWPSLRVIDGVHRVRAAILLRRTEIEAEFFEGSEAEAFVLAVRLNTMHGLPLTLADRRAAAERIIAATPEWSDRVVGGTTGLSPRTVATIRARSNPGIAQSNTRIGADGRVRPISPAAGRIRASRFVRDNPDASLRQIAKEAGISLSTARDVRMRLNRGEDPVARRKPAGPAVVAAEEDSSRLARIGAIVQSMNSDPSLRLTSSGRTLLRWIHLQAGALHSLYGAIDGLPAHCSDPVAKLAQYYAEAWKEINRRLETPPEE; encoded by the coding sequence GTGCCGATCAGCAGTCTGAGCTTGCGGGATTCGCCGCGTTCGGCCGGGGCCGATGCGGAGCACGTGGCGAAACTGGCCGGTTCAGCTGCCGCGCTGCCGCCGATTCTGGTGCACTGGCCGTCCCTGCGGGTGATCGACGGCGTGCACCGGGTGCGGGCCGCGATCCTGTTGCGGCGGACCGAGATCGAGGCGGAATTCTTCGAAGGCAGTGAAGCGGAGGCATTTGTGCTGGCCGTGCGGCTCAACACCATGCACGGCCTGCCGCTGACCCTGGCCGATCGGCGGGCCGCGGCGGAACGGATCATCGCGGCCACCCCGGAATGGTCGGATCGGGTGGTCGGCGGCACCACCGGACTGTCACCGCGCACGGTGGCCACGATCCGGGCCCGTTCGAATCCCGGAATTGCGCAGTCGAACACCCGGATCGGCGCGGACGGCCGGGTCCGGCCGATCAGTCCGGCGGCCGGCCGGATTCGCGCCTCCCGGTTTGTCCGGGACAACCCGGATGCCTCGTTGCGGCAGATCGCCAAGGAGGCCGGGATTTCGCTGTCCACCGCGCGCGATGTGCGGATGCGGCTGAACCGGGGTGAGGATCCGGTCGCCCGGCGCAAGCCTGCTGGACCGGCGGTCGTGGCGGCGGAGGAGGATTCTTCGCGGCTGGCGCGGATCGGGGCGATCGTGCAGAGCATGAACAGCGATCCGAGTTTGCGGCTGACCAGTTCGGGCCGGACACTGCTGCGCTGGATTCACCTGCAAGCCGGTGCGCTGCACAGCCTCTACGGCGCGATCGACGGCCTGCCCGCGCATTGTTCCGATCCGGTGGCCAAACTCGCCCAGTACTACGCGGAGGCGTGGAAGGAGATCAACCGTCGGCTGGAGACCCCGCCGGAAGAATAG
- a CDS encoding nucleoside 2-deoxyribosyltransferase domain-containing protein, whose translation MRVLHCPDPVESVTSGPRLFLAGPSPRNSTASWRDEACAHLRKVQFTGVVLHPQSRPGEPAVPVEVQLRWDWLAGAHADAIVFWIPRVMPELPGLTSNFEFGLWARSGKAVLGAPPEAAEMAYLRGTAELFGVPQADTLPDALDQALLVLAA comes from the coding sequence GTGCGCGTCCTCCATTGCCCCGATCCCGTCGAGTCGGTCACCAGCGGCCCGCGCCTGTTCCTGGCCGGTCCGTCACCGCGGAACTCCACCGCGTCCTGGCGCGATGAGGCCTGCGCCCATCTGCGCAAAGTCCAGTTCACCGGAGTGGTGCTGCACCCGCAGTCCCGGCCGGGCGAACCGGCCGTTCCGGTCGAGGTGCAGTTGCGCTGGGACTGGCTGGCCGGCGCGCACGCCGACGCGATCGTGTTCTGGATTCCCCGGGTCATGCCGGAACTGCCCGGCCTGACCTCCAATTTCGAGTTCGGCCTCTGGGCCCGTTCCGGCAAGGCCGTGCTGGGCGCGCCGCCGGAAGCCGCCGAGATGGCCTATCTCCGCGGCACCGCCGAGCTGTTCGGCGTGCCCCAGGCCGACACCCTGCCGGACGCACTCGACCAGGCGCTCTTGGTGCTCGCCGCCTAA
- a CDS encoding beta-N-acetylhexosaminidase codes for MTDRLATLLPRPRSARGLTGTFTFTERTSIVAGPGADGSTDLVRRALSFLRLPLPQRGTPEPGSLVVTLDPAAHGPEGYQLLVRPDRLDIVAGSTAGATYAVSTLRQLLPEVAWRAAAARGTVWELACCEVTDAPATDWRGVMLDVSRHFLPKREVLRMIDLLAMHKLNRLHLHLADDQGWRIESARYPQLTELASHRPHTALGHGAEHSGHDGTPHGGYYTRDDLAEIGAYAHERAVTVVPELDVPGHASALLAALPELGSVPGGKYEVQTTWGIFPNLLSPLPAVEQVVDELLGELLEVLPSPFVHLGGDECPLGQWEDNPEIQAYRESRGLPTMAALHGDFLRRLADRLAGRGVRAVFWDEAFGSGGLRPDSVVMAWRGDEVARKAAAAGFQVVRTPVFPTYLDYYSDDDPREPLAIGGPVRLADVAALDPRPATFTEAENANVIGVQAQLWSEYLPHARLLDYRAFPRVCALAEVAWTGAPSTWPEEPERVRAQLSRLDAAGVEYRPLGDPKPWQRGGTGARAFRSGYPMAEVTRALDELAAEDNPEGLQPSS; via the coding sequence GTGACCGATCGACTCGCCACCCTGTTGCCCCGCCCCCGGAGCGCGCGTGGGCTCACCGGCACCTTCACCTTCACCGAGCGCACCAGCATCGTCGCTGGTCCCGGCGCTGACGGCAGCACCGACCTGGTGCGCCGCGCGCTGTCCTTCCTGCGCCTGCCCCTGCCCCAGCGCGGCACGCCCGAGCCGGGGTCGCTGGTTGTGACCCTCGACCCGGCCGCGCACGGCCCGGAGGGCTACCAGCTGCTGGTCCGGCCGGACCGGCTGGACATCGTGGCCGGTTCCACCGCGGGCGCGACCTACGCCGTGTCCACCCTGCGCCAGCTGCTGCCGGAGGTGGCCTGGCGGGCCGCCGCAGCCAGGGGCACGGTGTGGGAGCTGGCCTGCTGCGAGGTCACCGACGCCCCAGCCACCGACTGGCGCGGGGTGATGCTCGACGTGTCCCGGCACTTCCTGCCCAAGCGGGAGGTGCTGCGGATGATCGACCTGCTGGCCATGCACAAGCTGAACCGGCTGCACCTGCACCTGGCCGACGACCAGGGCTGGCGGATCGAGAGCGCCCGCTACCCCCAGCTGACCGAGCTGGCCAGCCACCGGCCGCACACCGCGCTCGGCCACGGCGCCGAGCACAGCGGCCACGACGGCACCCCGCACGGCGGCTACTACACCCGGGACGACCTGGCCGAGATCGGCGCCTACGCCCACGAGCGGGCGGTCACCGTGGTGCCCGAGCTGGACGTGCCCGGCCACGCCTCCGCGCTGCTGGCCGCGCTGCCCGAACTGGGCTCGGTGCCCGGCGGCAAGTACGAGGTGCAGACCACCTGGGGCATCTTCCCGAACCTGCTGTCCCCGCTGCCCGCGGTGGAGCAGGTGGTGGACGAGCTGCTCGGCGAGCTGCTGGAGGTGCTGCCCAGCCCGTTCGTGCACCTCGGCGGCGACGAGTGCCCGCTCGGCCAGTGGGAGGACAACCCGGAGATCCAGGCCTACCGCGAGTCCCGTGGCCTGCCGACCATGGCCGCGCTGCACGGCGACTTCCTGCGGCGGCTGGCCGACCGGCTGGCCGGCCGGGGCGTGCGCGCGGTGTTCTGGGACGAGGCCTTCGGCAGCGGCGGGCTGCGGCCGGACTCGGTCGTGATGGCCTGGCGCGGCGACGAGGTGGCCCGCAAGGCCGCGGCCGCCGGGTTCCAGGTGGTGCGCACCCCGGTGTTCCCCACCTACCTCGACTACTACAGCGACGACGACCCGAGGGAGCCGCTGGCCATCGGCGGCCCGGTGCGGCTGGCCGACGTGGCCGCGCTGGACCCGCGCCCCGCGACGTTCACCGAGGCGGAGAACGCCAACGTGATCGGCGTGCAGGCGCAGCTGTGGAGCGAGTACCTGCCGCACGCCCGGCTGCTGGACTACCGCGCCTTCCCCCGCGTGTGCGCGCTGGCCGAGGTGGCCTGGACGGGTGCGCCGTCGACCTGGCCGGAGGAGCCGGAGCGGGTGCGCGCGCAGCTGTCCAGATTGGACGCGGCGGGCGTGGAGTACCGGCCGCTGGGGGACCCGAAGCCTTGGCAGCGCGGCGGAACCGGCGCCCGCGCGTTCCGCTCCGGCTACCCGATGGCCGAGGTCACCAGGGCGCTGGACGAGCTCGCCGCCGAAGACAACCCGGAAGGCCTACAACCTTCGTCGTGA
- a CDS encoding NAD(P)-dependent oxidoreductase — protein MEQVAVVGVNARGTGLAGALGVVAGDSFDAALVVLCAADHDELWSLLARDLGGRDLVNLTSGTSAEARETAARVAARGGRYLDGALMAHPEHVGRPETELVYSGDAAVFERHRAVLDRLGNATYLGADPGTAALYDIALLNFAWATLVGYLHTAALLTADGVRASAVTPMLTRWLRGTVSEVVADYAEQVDHGAYPGEQDWLELDWPLMANLVRASEERGLDSALPRLVESLTARGVAAGFGSASFASLVEVIRGAA, from the coding sequence GTGGAGCAGGTTGCGGTGGTGGGGGTCAATGCCCGTGGGACCGGGCTGGCCGGGGCGTTGGGGGTGGTGGCCGGGGACTCCTTCGATGCGGCGCTGGTGGTGTTGTGCGCGGCGGACCACGACGAGCTGTGGTCGTTGCTGGCGCGGGATCTTGGTGGGCGGGACCTGGTCAACCTCACCTCGGGCACCAGCGCGGAGGCCCGGGAGACCGCGGCTCGGGTGGCGGCCAGGGGCGGGCGGTACCTCGACGGGGCGCTGATGGCGCATCCCGAGCACGTGGGCCGACCGGAGACGGAGCTGGTCTACAGCGGGGACGCGGCGGTGTTCGAGCGGCACCGGGCGGTGCTGGACCGGCTGGGCAACGCGACCTACCTCGGCGCGGACCCCGGCACGGCGGCCCTCTACGACATCGCGCTGCTGAACTTCGCCTGGGCCACGCTCGTCGGCTACCTGCACACCGCCGCGCTGCTCACCGCGGACGGGGTGCGGGCCAGCGCGGTGACGCCGATGCTCACCCGGTGGCTGCGCGGCACCGTCTCCGAAGTTGTCGCCGACTACGCAGAACAGGTGGATCACGGTGCGTATCCGGGCGAGCAGGACTGGCTGGAGCTGGACTGGCCGCTGATGGCGAACCTGGTGCGGGCCAGCGAGGAGCGCGGGCTGGATTCGGCGTTGCCGCGGCTGGTGGAGTCGCTGACCGCGCGGGGTGTCGCCGCTGGCTTCGGCTCGGCGAGCTTCGCGAGTCTGGTGGAGGTCATCCGGGGTGCGGCTTAG
- a CDS encoding TetR/AcrR family transcriptional regulator, giving the protein MATAPGTEELHGSSRAKEAGGAPRGRPRDATRDDALRKATLEVMAEVGYRALTMDAVAARAKAGKATIYRRWESKLELVIDTCNELVSRSVPEPDTGSVAGDLREFLLGYVDFLTGPSGKAAQALVGELPHEPELATAFRDSFLTGQRGMLRRILERGAERGEINRHAPLGMVNELAGATLTYRLMLTGEPIDEAFVDKLLEQALLPLLN; this is encoded by the coding sequence TTGGCGACTGCGCCAGGCACTGAGGAGTTGCACGGCAGCAGCCGAGCCAAGGAAGCAGGTGGAGCGCCCCGGGGCAGACCGCGCGACGCGACCCGCGACGACGCCCTGCGCAAGGCCACCCTGGAAGTGATGGCCGAGGTCGGCTACCGCGCGCTGACCATGGACGCGGTCGCGGCCAGGGCGAAGGCGGGCAAGGCGACCATCTACCGCCGCTGGGAGTCCAAGCTCGAACTGGTCATCGACACCTGCAACGAGCTGGTCAGCCGCAGCGTCCCCGAACCCGACACCGGTTCGGTCGCCGGCGACCTGCGCGAGTTCCTGCTGGGCTACGTCGACTTCCTGACCGGCCCCTCCGGCAAAGCGGCCCAGGCCCTGGTCGGCGAGCTCCCGCACGAGCCAGAACTGGCCACCGCCTTCCGCGACAGCTTCCTCACCGGCCAGCGCGGCATGCTGCGCCGCATCCTGGAACGCGGAGCCGAACGCGGCGAGATCAACCGGCACGCACCGCTGGGCATGGTGAACGAGCTGGCCGGCGCCACCCTGACCTACCGCCTGATGCTCACCGGCGAGCCCATCGACGAGGCGTTCGTCGACAAGCTCCTGGAGCAGGCCCTGCTACCGCTGCTCAACTGA
- a CDS encoding DUF3618 domain-containing protein, with translation MARDPESIQRDIEQARDSLAATLDELAVRANPKKFVDESKAAVKSKLDDPRIKYSLIAFGVLVVLALVRKIFR, from the coding sequence GTGGCTCGGGATCCGGAGAGCATTCAGCGTGACATCGAGCAGGCGCGGGACTCGCTGGCCGCGACCTTGGACGAGCTGGCGGTGCGGGCTAATCCGAAGAAGTTCGTGGATGAGTCCAAGGCCGCGGTGAAGTCCAAGCTGGACGACCCGCGGATCAAGTACTCCTTGATCGCCTTTGGCGTGCTGGTGGTGCTCGCGCTGGTGCGCAAGATCTTCCGCTGA